The DNA window CAACCCGTTTAGACCGGTTGAAAATGATCAGAGATGTAGTGGGTAAAGATTCATTTATCATATCTCCAGGTGTGGGCGTGCAGGGAGGGGATCCTCGAGAAACTCTCCAATTTGCCGATGCAATTATTGTAGGACGCAGCATTTACCTATCTGAAAACCCTGCCAATTCCTTGGAGTCCATCATAGATGCTATCGAACTTTAAACCCGCCAATTCATAGAATAAATCAAATAAAATGAAATAAATGAATGTTATTGGTTGGAAAAAGTATAAACCAGTTACTGTATTGGTTAACTGAAGGCCTCCTAAAAGGCATAATATTAAAACCATTATTTTCAGGGCACAGCGATATTTAAAGAATGGTTCTAAAATCTTTATTTTTTTAAAACTTTTCCTATCATTTCCCACCTCATCTAACCATGCTGCCATGGTACATAAGGTTAAAGTTATGATTCCAATAGAGGGTATCCCCCATATTAACAATATGACTACAAATATAATTAAAGTAGTCATATGACCCAATTTATCCACTTTAACTGATAATACAGTTCCTAAAAGTATGGCCAAGAATATTGTGGCAGCATCAGAAAAATTAACTGCCAGATAACCTATTCCCACAACACAGATTATCCCGCTAGCCACACCAAGGATATGATTATTTTTTAGATCCATGGCATCATCTGAAAACTTCATGAAAAATCCAGATAACGCGTACAAAGCTGCCTCGAAAAACATGAAAATCCTAAACTCCCTAACAAATCCATAACATTAATGTTTACTAAAAAAAGATTTAATCTTGTTTATGGATTAATTCCATAGCCCCAGATACCATTAAGGGAAATATAATAGTGGCATCGCCAATGACCGTGACCAATCTAGAGCCACATTTGGCTTTAGCCCATGATTTAGCTTCTTCTAACGGTGCACCGCCCAAACTACCGGCTTCACTACGGTCCAGTGTAACTTGGATTGCAGCATCTACTCCACCAGTCAGGATGTTTGAGGCCAGAGCATAATGTTTTGGTAATCCTCCGCCTAGAATAACTGTTGCTACTTTCCCAGAACCATAGACAATATCTGAAAGTTCGTGCATGTCTCCAGCAGCATCTAAGGTTAATTGGTTTTCTTGGGTGAACATCCAGAGTTGCAGTCCCAACATGCTGTCAATTAATCCCGGAGCATAAATGGGAACCCCTTTTTTGGCAGCAGTGCGGATGATTGATTCGTCATCATTGATGAGGTGGCCGATCTGGGTTAAAAAATCACGAATGTTCAATTGCTTGTTTTTTTCAGCTATTTCGGTCATTATAAGATTTATTTTAGTTTCGAATACTTCAAAATCTTCTGATTTCGTGTATATATCTGCTATTCGGCCCATGCCCATTTGGCAGAGTTCTTCATCGTTTTCTTCATGTTCACGGTAGTGTGCACCACCAAACGCCTCCACTAGATCATGGGTGAGGTTTGCTCCGCTAGTTATTAGAACATCCACATATCCTTTGTCTATTAAATCACGGATAACCTTTTTAAGGCCTCCTGGAACCATTGGTCCTGCTACGCTCAGGAAAACTGTGGTTTCCGGGTCATTTATAACTTCACTCAAGAGCTTTGTGGCTTTGTAAAGTCTTCCAGCACCTAAAACTCCGCTTCTGCCCATTTCCTCTATGAGTTGGATGATAGTCATTTCAGGACCTATTCTAATGTGTTCAACTTTCAGTATTCACACTTCCTAGATAATTTTAGATAGTTTATGTATGGTCTATCTGTTGATTTATTAAAATTATTTTGCTTGTAAAAATTTTGGGTGAATAAAACTAATTTCAGGATATTATAATTTTGGAGAAAAAACTGGGCAGATAAAAACAAAATAGTGATTGTGATTTTATTATTAGTTGGGTGAAGTTTTATTTGAGTCCCGCTATTTTATCAAGAAGATCGGTGCGGGTGACTATACCTTGTGCTTTTCCAGTTTTGTCAACTACTATTAAGCGGCCAATATGGTTTTTGTTCATCACTTCTATGGCATCAGCTATCATCACGTTTTCATCAACGGTGATAATGTTTTTGGTCATTATATCCACGACTTTCATATCTTCTCTGGCTTCTGCAAGGGCTTTGCTGATGTCTGATAGGGTTACCATCCCTATTACTTCATCGTCGTCCATTACTGGTGCACCTTCTATTTCTTTGGATGCCAATACTCTTGCTGCGTCTCTTATGGTGTCCAAACCATCTAAGGTTATTAAGTCGGGTGTGGCAACTTCCATGGCTCTTCTTTTGGGTATGCTGCGGATTCCAGTGGTGTCCAGTAGTAGGATGTTGTCCATGTCATCTCGGCCCACTATCACCCCATCAACTACCAGTTTGTTTACTGGTGTGGGCCCTACACGAATTT is part of the Methanobacterium sp. genome and encodes:
- a CDS encoding deoxyhypusine synthase, with product MRIGPEMTIIQLIEEMGRSGVLGAGRLYKATKLLSEVINDPETTVFLSVAGPMVPGGLKKVIRDLIDKGYVDVLITSGANLTHDLVEAFGGAHYREHEENDEELCQMGMGRIADIYTKSEDFEVFETKINLIMTEIAEKNKQLNIRDFLTQIGHLINDDESIIRTAAKKGVPIYAPGLIDSMLGLQLWMFTQENQLTLDAAGDMHELSDIVYGSGKVATVILGGGLPKHYALASNILTGGVDAAIQVTLDRSEAGSLGGAPLEEAKSWAKAKCGSRLVTVIGDATIIFPLMVSGAMELIHKQD
- a CDS encoding CBS domain-containing protein; the encoded protein is MLTSVQKEILQSLINLYRNADGMSIKGEEIAEIMNRNPGTIRNQMQSLRSLGLVKGVPGPRGGYKPTIEAYHTLNIQDTDKETLVPVYKKGELLKDITVAKIEFTSIPHPGECEAAIKAVGNIKTLDLGDKIRVGPTPVNKLVVDGVIVGRDDMDNILLLDTTGIRSIPKRRAMEVATPDLITLDGLDTIRDAARVLASKEIEGAPVMDDDEVIGMVTLSDISKALAEAREDMKVVDIMTKNIITVDENVMIADAIEVMNKNHIGRLIVVDKTGKAQGIVTRTDLLDKIAGLK